The Eriocheir sinensis breed Jianghai 21 chromosome 28, ASM2467909v1, whole genome shotgun sequence region GCCACAGCTCCAGAAGCTCTAGCCATCGTTCCTCTCCTTCCGTGGCTGCCCAACTCCAGCTTCAGCGGGAGcgagagagacaaaaggaaagggaaagagagagagaaagggaaagggagcgagaaagagagagagaaagggagagggaacgagagagagaaagagaacgtgaaaaggagagggagagagaacgtgaAAGAGAGCgggaacgtgagagagagagggaacgtgAGAAGGAGAGACACCAACGTGAGaaagaacagagggagagagagcagcgtGATAGggaacagagagaaaaggagatgttCTTGCCACCAGGTCTAACCAAGCAACAAAAAGAACAGTACATGCAAAGCATGACAGCAGCGGCTGCAATGGCGGCCGCCATGTCTAATCCAGCTGCCCTGCAACAGCTACAGGCAGCCCAGCAGCAGATGTTAAGAATGCAAGGATTAGGTGCTGCTGCCGCTGCAGCGGCTGCTTCCCAACAATTACCTGCTCACATGCTAGCACCCTATTTACTTGGGCCTTATAACCCATTTGGTCTAGGCCAGCTGCAGCAGCTTATGGCTGCATCTGCAGCTCAGCTAGTCCCTCCCACTTCCTCTGCTCCCTCAACTTCcaacagtagtaatagcagcagcagtagcagcagcaaaaGCTTagctcagcagcagcagcaggaaataATGCGTCAGGCTGCGGAGGTGCACCGACAGTACCTCCTGGACATGATCCCCTCGGGTGGCCTGCACAGCCAGCAGTCACACTCAAAGTGGAAGAGCTGATAGGCAGGCATGTGAGCAGCCCCACCATCAGCCTCCACCAGTCCTGGCCAgcactgctgctgctggtggacaGTGGGACTACATGACCCTTAGTGACAGTGACTCGAGTGTGTTCAGCCTAGCTCTGGCCAGCCCACCATGTAGTGCTGTGCCTGGGCCGCAGCTGGGCCGTGCTGCACCTGGGGTTCCTAGTCACTTTAGGATAAGGAAGCTCTCTGTGATGTGACCAGTGGGTGAGAGGTCCATGTGGCGCCAGCCAACCCTCGACCCCAGCACAACCAGCCGTGATGGTCGCCCAGTAGCAGCATCCTGCAGAGCCAGTTGGCCACTCTGGACCAGGAGTCTGAAGCTGCAGGCACTGAGGTAAAGCATCCTCCTGAGACTTAGGGCTCGTCGAGGAGATTACCGACTCCTGGACTGTTGGCAACAGTAGGCAACCTTCCACTGAATTATAGTGAATGACAGTTATGGTATTACAAGACCACATCCCTAATTTATTTATGTTGTCATTTGTTGTCCATTATGGTGCAAGGGAACATCCTTTCTTCACCATTAATCTGTATTGTTACATAGTTGTAGGATTTCGTGAGACAGTGAGCGGAGTGCCCTGCATGGCGTGTGCTTTAGCTGTCTCCTGGCTGCATCTATGGGTCTCGCATGGTCTAGTTTCATTAGAGTAATAGTAACACAAACGGTAATGCAACAAACAAGGTACTTTCCCTGCACTGATAATTTGTTCTTCATGTGATATTTTTGTTTCGACTTTCGTTCAGTACAACGGCGGGCAGACTCGCACAAAGTGACCAGTGTGCTGATCTGGACCAGTCTGTGATCCGCTGAGGCACAGACATCCTTACAGTGGGAGTAGAAAGTGTCACccaagcaggcaggcagacaggcagtgCACTAGTCTGTGAGCTGAGCAATGGTGAGGCGAGGCTTATTCAGGAACCGGGCTCCCCTCCCAGAGTTATTTTCTTTGGTATTGGACTTGCAAACAAACCACCACCTTCACATTATACTTGCCGAAGAGATGAATGCCAGTTGATAATGTACAGTGTATCATGTGGTGTCATGAATCATTAAGTTATTTTTTATCAGAAGTTTGAGTTAAGTACAAAGTTTTTAGAATAAAGTGTAGTCAGACTAAAAGTATTGGTTGACCTTTGTTTGCACGGTTCGTACGATGTTTTGTAAAAGTTTATATGCTCTGATGTAAAATTTGAACAAGGTTATGAGAAGCCATTGCttgggattttttttatataaaactatatatatatatacatatatatttttattaaaatatattaggGGTGTTTGGTTTGTGTACGAGGGCCTGGTGCCTGGCCTCGCTACTCTCCAGGGGATTCCAAGTATCTGTTCAATTCTTATAATTGTCATCACTCCCGTTTTCATAGCCATGGCTGAGTTTCAGATTCATGTAGGCTAGTGTTTTCACTTCATAAGTAAGATAATAGGGCCTTTTTCAATAAAGAAGATCTGAAAAATAATGTTTACAATTATTTCATCGACCTCTGAATGTGATTTTCATATTGTATATCATGTTTCTTTTTACTCAACATTACTGTGACATGTTATAACACAGGCTGTTCTTTACATAGCACAGCATAGTTTAGTTTGCAGTATTTTTACCTTCCACAGTTAGGTGTGATGGGTTGTtccttcaagaggggagtatcaagacaactTTGAATATAGAACATTTGTTTTTTAGCATCTGTTCTTTTTTATTAGGGCATAATTGTGTTTCattgtctttctctttatattgggctattattgtttctttttgtgGCATTATTGTGTTTCAGTGTGCTTTTCTTTTTATTGGTCATTGTGTTTCAGTGTCTTCTCTTTTAATTGGGTTATTATTGTGCTTCgctttttgtttttccctttgtTGGGTAATCAGTTTTCATGTTTTCACAACTTGCATTCTCTTTTACTGGGGTATTGTTGTGTTGCAGTGtttcttgttctctttatttATTGGGTTTCAGCTTGGTGTTCTCTTTATATTGGGGCATCATTGTGTTTCATAATCTGTTCTCTCTTTATTGGGGGTATTTTTTGTTTCAGTGTTTCTTTTTATTCAGGCATTGTGTTTCAGTGTCTTATGTTCTCTCTTTATTGGGGCATCATTGTGTTTCAGCATCTTCTGTACTCTCTTTATTGggggtatttttttgtttcagtgTCTTCGTATTGAGGCATTGTGTTTCGGTGTCTCTTGTTCTCTTTGTTAGGGCAGCAGGTTGAGTTTTTTTTACCCAACTCACCAATTTGTATATCAAACACCAAATTTCTGGGCAGCCGTGAGGTTAATCCACACTCTGTTCTGGACATGATTTCAGCGTTATGGGAGGTTCTGTGCatggtatgtatgtataaataatTGACAAGTTGATTGGCTTTGGTTTTAGGATATAGGTGTGACTGGAAATGATGTAGAGAAGCCATAGGAAGGTGTGGTAGTGTTggtaggggtgggggaggggagaaggagggcagAGTGCGAGATATTGGTGTGGACATTTGTGGCCTAGGATGTGGATGACAGGTAAGACGTATTGTGAAGAATGCAGGGGTGTGAGGCcccagtgaaggagaagggaaagtaaggcaAGACTGAGATGAGATTTTGGCTAGGAGTTTAGTCTGATTTTCTGGAGGGTGGggggaatgaaagaagagtacatacttgtgttttgtatatgaaGGGGAATGTTGGATGAGAGGAGAATAGCGGTGTGGTTGGGAAGTGAGGTActgaagtgaatgaaagggaaagtgggGTGTGGAGTGGATGAGAACAAGTGGGGTGTTGAAAAGTGAATGAGGATATAAGTGGAATGTTGACAGTGAATGAGGATAGAAGTGGAATGTTGACAGTGAATGAGTGTGCAATACCTTGTGGAGAAATTTGCCTAGTGGGGTCTGTTCCCACTAATACCTTTCAGTTGAAGTTCATCCACAGTCAGGCTACACGTGggcaagggaatgagaggagcTTGATAGATTATGTAACTGTTGACAATAGGTTGAAGCAGATTGTATTAGACGAGAGgattataaggaggaggaaggaactggGAAGTGAGATTGCATGACTGGATacagagaggaagagcaggagagagtaGGTGAGGAATTCGCATTGAGTGGGGTGTTGATAAAGTGAATGATTGGAAGTGGAATGTTGATAGAATGAATGATGGTTAGGGCAACAGGAAGAAAAATtgtaaagtttcgtttagtcggcgcaacatgtggtcatatgcctCAACAGGAAGAAGTATGTGGGGTATAGGataggtgaaagaggaaagaaaaaaaaaagatggaagacatGATATATAGGAGGCGgttgaggagaaaaggaagacctACAAGGAAATGCTACAGAGAATGtggataaaaaaaatgcgttagcaaacataattttttcttcattgttgaAAGTAGATGTAGAGGAGTAAAAAAGGTTGTGGAAGCAGAATTTTGATTGATGAATGAAAGCGATAGAGAGCATAGGCTATACACAGAGAGGggtgagatagaggaaggaacaATAAGCTAAAAGTAGGAAAGGCCCCTTGATATTGATGGATCACGGCAGAAAGGATGAAATATGGAGCCGAAGAGGTATATGTAATCTAGCATGAAAGCAGGCCGGCAGGGTGAGGTGCTGGGAGGCAGGAGAGAGGCTATCATTCAGTAGGCTAATCATTGCTCTGCCatttaaaaggaaaggaaagggatgatgaaCAGTTTTAAGTGAATAACATTACTTAGTATGTCGGGAGTAGTAAATTTAAGGATTATAAATGGATTATCAACAGCTTTAGGGTAATAAGTTTATTTAATTAATGTGTCGGGAGACTTAAAGGGTTGTAAATGAGATTGGTGACGGAAATAACCGATGAAAGTGTAGGCGATGAGCAAGGAGattttaggaaaggaagagaatatggGGATAAAAATATTGCACTAAAGATATATGTAAGAGTAGCCATAACAGAGGAGAGCATGCGTTGTGGCCAGCTGAATGACCTCACCACGGGGGCAAGACGGATTTCACCCCTGGGGCTCCCTGGGGCCGCAGTTGTGCCCACGGTAAAGGGTGCTGCCGCTTCTgggtccatttttttttttattattttttttttacagcaaaggagacagctcaagggcaaaaaacaaaatggaaactaataaaaaatcccgctactcactgttcctaaaaagaatccagagaagtggccgaaagacaggtcaatttcgggaggagaggtgtcctgattccaCGCAATATCAAGAAGGGCGGATATCATACTACGAAGGCCTTGTATGGTGGCTGCCTTGTGCTCCTGGGTCAAAGGTGAGTTGGTAGTCTGCTGCAATCCCATCCTAATGTATACCATAATCACTTTGCCGTGAACATATATTACACATGAAATTTAAAATGCTGAAAACGTCATTGCAGTGGCCAGCCGGTAAATATCAGGAGGACGTTTACAGCAACGAAGGTAAAGATAGCTACGCAACTCTATCGTGGGTTAGTGGATCACTTTACCGCGGCTTATGAACGAAATTCTAATAATACAGTAGCCTAAATTTCATTCCAGGGGCCAAGCTATGAACCCGTAAGCACGCCAACACTCTCTGCCCcgcatattttccttctctctgcgggtatgtggcgcccacttTTGAATTGGTCAGGTCACTTCAGATTAgggtagattaggtaaggttaggttagtgttatttactatagtctgttcacttaagtctgacccaagctgacaacataaacctaagcgtgttcgtaagcacagtgcagattagtagaaagtgctgcgtgagataaccacaaacagaggttaaagaaaacttggaagccataccAGTAGCCAATCAACACtcggcttgcaaacacgcttaggtttatgttgtcagcttgggtcggacttaagtgaacagactattgCAGGACTCACACCCCGCACGtctttcaggtaatattgtgtttGTTACTCTAGTTCCTTTGGTCACTATTCCCGCTGGTGTTTATCTCCTCTTCAGCTGTACGAAAAGTGACCTCAGGATGGAAAACACAGGCGGACTTTATTCTCTTTAATCTTATCAGTTCATACGTCACTAAAAAAATGGTTGAATAATCGATTGCAACATGCTCATATTTCAAAAATCTCTTTAGTCTCAAACTGACAAAGCCGGCTAATATATCCGCGCCTGTTCCCTTCGCTCTCGATCCGTATAACACACTTAATACATCCATGACAGacttgacagtagtagtagtagtagtagtagtagtagtagtagtagtagtagttgttgtagtagtagtagatagtgaATACCTGTAATCAATTTTAGATTCATAAATTACAGTACTAGGCTACTAAGTGATTCTGAGGGACTCGCTCAAACAATAATCGAGAAACTGCACGGAAAGATTAATATGAAAAGCACAAAGGTAATGCTCTAAAGGTAATGAGTCCAAAGAGTAAAAGTTCTAAGTGTTGAAGTTCTAATCGTAAGAGTTCTAAAAGTACGACAAAGAACGCTGCAATAATGAAGTCTTGGTATGTGGGTCTCGGGCTGAAGTAAGCGTCCGCCTTCATCAATCTTCCAAGGCTCGAATCCCGTCACCTTTCTCGTCAAACTCGTTAACAAAGATCATTAATTTATCGTATGACATTTTGCCGGAGAGTCTTACTGAGTACTTGCGCGGAGTCGTCATGCATTTCTCAACGAACGTAATTGAGAGACAGTTTGCCGGGGACTGCACGGAGGGGGGCAGCGAGAAGCGTGTCAGACGGGAACACGCAGTAGATTCACTCATTACGCCATTACGGCAATAACAGATTCATATTTCCGTTTTAGATTTCATAGCTTAAGATTGGAGAAAAAAATGTCACGTCCACTAATGACATTTCTACACACGCCGCCACGATATAGAGATTTACCAAGAAATGAGGTGACGAGGAGAGGAGGTTGGACGGGCGAAGTAATATATATAATGATTCACTTGAgggtcagggaggaggaaggaaggagctggTGAGAGTCAGTCGAGTTGTGGGGAAGTTAGATCGAGTTGGTAAATCAGTTTCACCTCGCCAGACAGACACCATCACCAAACTAGCCTAGCCGTCATGGTGAGCTTATATACGTGGAATTTACTAGTTCAGTTGATACGGTTCTTATTTTCAACCGTACAATCATAGCCTCAGACTAACATCGACAGAACTCATCTTCGTAGCCTCTCTTAATCCCTTCCAGCGGTGTCCTGTGGTGGCTCTGCTGGCGGCCTTCTGCGTCTATGGCTCTCCCGTTGGCGTTGTGGGCGAAATGGAAGGCAACACGGCGACTGCTCGGAAGGAATTGAAGCGAGAGGAGATGGATGGGCGGGTAGAGGCGGTGAAAGGGGTGCTAGGAAGGAATGTGATGAGAAAaggggtgtgggaggaggaggaggtgaaagaggtggTGGCCAGCTTCATCACGTCTCTCTTCTTCAGCGGCCCCCTCAACCCATGCCTTCCCGTCCTTCTTACAGCCGAGACCTCTCACGGGATGCTGGAAGCTGTGAGTGAGGGAGAATATGAACTTTTGCACTCCTGGGACATAaagttggtattttttttttttagtgttcctCCGTCCCTatatttcccattctcttccttgctTGCTTGTGTCTTTTCGTATATTCTTTTTTACACCCACACTCTTTTCtcctatttgtttttcttctctttctgtcagATGTTGTTAATGAAATATTTTATcagctccctttctctttttatctgctattgttattattttctagaTTTCATTACGTCGTTTTAAAAGCATTTGTCatattgttcttctttctcttgacaAGCGCTGAAAATCTTAGCAAGTCTCttatatctcctccttctcctctgcaggTGTCACGGGTCATCACCTCGTCTTACCTGTCTTACCACCTGGAGCTCTTCCTCGTAAGCTCACCGCCGCCCATACTTCCGGTTCACCCGCCTGGCCGTTCCCCAATCGCCCCCGGCACCTACTGCGTCGCCTACTGCCTGCTGGCGCCCCTGCCTCTCATAGCTAGGGCCGTGGAGGTTATCCCGACGACAGGTTGGTGGATGTATTgcagtagtggtattattatcattattagtagtagtataaccTTCGTCGTCTCCTCCCCCCGCAGACTGGTTTCCCGGGGCTGAGCGGTTCTTCGTCATCTACAGCGGCCGTGACTTGAGCAGCGCGGCCTTGAGAGACTCGCAGCCGCTCCTCAAGGCCTACAACACCCTCTACCTCGTCCACTCCGCACCCTTCGCTCTTGATCTCTACGGTACGTTAAAAGCAGCGCTGGGACTACTAACTTGACTAGCTCTTTGATAACTTCCTCTATCCTTCACCTGTATGTAGCCTCTCTGGGTCTttaactactacaacaactattccGGTCTTCCTCAGCCACTTGCCCGTTCTGCCGCGGCGGGGAGGCTGAGGTGACGCAGCGCAATGAGTGGCGGCGCGGCAAGGGACTGCACCGCCCCGACGACCCGCTTTTCCCCGACCTCTTCCAAGACCTCAACGGGCGACGCTTCAGGTGAGGGagtgtggcggtggtgacggtgggtGTAGGAATAGTGGCGTTATGGTGacgttttggtggtggtagttgtggaaATAGTGTTGACCGTGTTGTTATCGTTATGTCATTGTGTTGCTGATGGTAGTTTTGGAATAGTGCTTTTATAgtgatgttattttgttttggGGGGCAGCTGAGGTGGTGGATGTGTAGCCGCCCGCCCGCAGAACCAGTATAATggtactgatgatgataatagtgataataatagtagtagtaataatatcaTCATAGCGTTTCGTTCTATGAGTCTCCGTATCCTTCTTCGGATCGCCGTCACGCTCGCGCTTTTCATCGATCTCAGCTTCATGGTCCTTTGCATCGTCGTGGTGGGGATGGCTGCGGTGGTCCTCCTCGTTGGggctatgttcctcctcctccagcactaactccttcccttccaatcatCCCCCGCAGAGCCGTGACCCTCCACTTCCCGCCCTTCAACCACTACCTCTCCGGCAGCAGCACGGAGCCCCTCGACATGCAGGACTGTCTGGACAAGCGGATCGTGGACGCCATCTCCGAGACCTACAATTTTACTTACCAGGTGTGTTGTGGGGGGACCAGTGGTGCTGTGGGGGACGAGTCGTAGcttgggtcatatttttaaacgattacttccaaaggccacagaaaagattaaccgggttttcatgggtggtgatTTTtccgtccatggtgcagaagtcgggtaaaactatcactagcatcacaaaacagtccatgaaaaccccaacaGCTTCTAGTGCGAGAGGTTTTTCAGATTGACGAACTGAGGTGCCGCCGATACGATGAAAAATACGGGCTGTAGAATTTTTAACACTTAACTATGAGCAGTCACCTTAACTCATCTCTTTtccgtctttattttcttctacttctacgaGAGGCCTTTGAAACTGGGGAACTGAGGTGACGACAATACGCTGAAGAATACGGGCTGTAAAATTTATGACACTTAACTATGAGCAGTCACCTTAACTCATCTCTTTtccgtctttattttcttctacttctacgaGAGGCCTTTTCAAActggcgaactgaggtgccgccGATACGATGAAGAATACAGGCTGTAGAATTCATGACCCGTAACTATGAGCAATCACCTTAACTCATCTCTTTTCCGTCTTTATTTTCCACTCTGTATCCCTTCCGCAGGTGTTCGAGCCCGCGGACGGCTTTTGGGGCTTCGAGTCTTCTCCGGGGAACTTCACGGGGGTGGTGGGCGAAGTGCAGCACCGCCTCGCCGACTTCTCCCTCGACCTGAGCGTGGTGGCGGAGCGGGAGGTAATAATTGACTTCTCCATCGGGTACCTGCTGGAGCCCCTCACCTTCGTCACCAGTAAGCCCaaggtgaggaggtggtggtggtggtggtgcagcatgccaaattatcgtacttatcgcattgcattttcgtagtttctgaccaataactatagcaaaaacaaacaaacaaacatcaataaataggagttttaacgctaacttcaattttctatcgttatttgtgtaggtacgagagtttgaggattaaaaataataaatacgatgtggtgaatacgataatatggcaacgctggGCTGGTGGTTGAcaagggggtggtgatgatgtgttCGATGTCATTCACTGTGTTTTGTCATGATGGTTGTCTTGagcttccatttatttatttttattttatttttttacgcctcAGTTTTgggactttctttttttctgtccgtctgtcattgattttcctcctttttcttctttttttttcactttcttcactGTGGCTTAATATGATTGTTTTCTTGctacttttcctgtatttttagTCTTCAGTTttggtatgtatttttttctgtctgtcattGATTTTACTCCCTAACTTCTTCTttcacatttatatatttttgttctttttttcatttctgtaccttttcatcctcctcctttgttctttcctgtatccttcttttgttttctctatttttccctctacttcctccttccttcctttattctttccatctattcttttttcctttcttccttgcatccCTCAATCCAatcatccttcctctcatcctatccttcttcctctcttcattactTCCTTATCCATTCATATTCTCATTCCTccgctctctccttctttccttgcatctctctatctatccatcaatcgctccatcctttcttccttcattcgttacTTCCTTATCCGTTCACattcccattcctccccctctcttctctctcccctgcgCAGCCTCTCCCTCAGTGGCAGGCCGTCGTGAGGCCCTTCGGCGGGGGTGTTTGGGCCAGCCTCGGGGCGGTTCTCCTCCTGTCGGGGCCGCTGCTCTggctcctccgccgcctctcaGACAGCCCCGCCTCCATGCCCGACGCCGTCTTCCACACCTTCGCCGCCTTGgtctgccaggtgtgtgtgtgtgtgtgtgtgtgtgtgtgtgtgaagtacgATAATTTTAAGAGCAAACACGAACTACTTATACTGGACAAACATGGAATcacagcaagaaaaagaagaagaagaaaaagaaaaagaaaaagaaaaagaagatgaagatgaagatgaagatgaagaagaagtccTTACCAGAGAGTAAATTTGTCTCAACATGTGCAATTtacgtcgattttttttttttcgtggttaGTTTTCAcgtttttaaaattttattattgaaTGGCGATGTAgaacaatttttcttttttttcgtcggCGCGGAGCAATGGCTGAGGGGTGAGTGAGTGATTAATGCATAGTATGTGATCACGTTCGAGTCCCACCGGCGGTTCTTTCTACAGCTATTCCTCTCCCGatcactccttccttcgttcctccctgcCCCCAGAGTCGCCAGTGGCCTCGTCCGACTCCCGTGCGCGTGTTCGTGGCGTCGTGGCTCCTGCTGTGTCTTGTGGCCGCCGTGTCCTTCGTCGGGAACCTCACCGCCTTCCTCACCGTGCCCGCCTACTCCCCGACGCTGGAGACCCTGGACGACTTAATCCGCTCAGACTTCAAGTGGGGCATCAACGACTTCGGGGCGGCGGACTACCAGCTCTTCAAGACGAGTGATGTGCGTagatgtaactctctctctctctctctctgtctaacgATCTCTTTCTATGTCTATTTAACCagctctctctttatctatctaactatctctttctgcctatctatctctttctatcggtctatctatctttatcttatctatttctatctatctatctattaatatcTTTCGTCATTTCCTTGCAGGTGCCACTCTATCAGGAGATCTTCAAGGGCCTCACCTTCTGCAGCGGCCTCGTCCCCTGCATCCAGAAGGCGCTGGACGAGCCCTTCGCCTTCATCTCCTTCAGCACCTACCTCAGGGACGCCGTGGCCATGCACTTCATCGACAGGAACGGTGACACGCAGGTTGGTGAtggagggtggtgatgggggatgcTGGTTGGTGATGGGTGACGTATTGTTGATGGTTGGTTGATGGTTTTGTAATACTGTGTAGATGATGGATGGTAGTGAATGATATAATGGTAACACTGTGGAGAGGGTAGTTGGTTATGGTTGGTTGATGGTTGGTATTGAATGGTGTATTGGTGGTAGTCCTGGTTATATGATGGTTGGGAAAGGGTTGGTAGTAATGGGTAAATTGTTGTTAATAATggatggtaggtaggtaggtaagttgGTTGGTAATAGATGGTGGTTAAACTTAATTGGTAATGGATGGTTGGGATGCGTATAGATGATTAAAAACGAAATGACATAAGCTAGAACATCAGTGATAGTTTAaaataatcccccccccccccctctctctctctctctctctctctctctctctctctctcacctcaggtTTACATGGCCCAGGACCGCTTCTTCCCCGCCGACACCGGGTTCGCCCTGCAGAAAGGCTCGCCCCTCAAACGGCTCTTCGATCGGGTGCTGCGGCGGCTGCTGGAGGCCGGGCTGGTGGACAAGTGGCTCAACGACCTCATCCAGGAGCACACGCTGGCCAC contains the following coding sequences:
- the LOC127004576 gene encoding uncharacterized protein LOC127004576 isoform X1 gives rise to the protein MRCPVVALLAAFCVYGSPVGVVGEMEGNTATARKELKREEMDGRVEAVKGVLGRNVMRKGVWEEEEVKEVVASFITSLFFSGPLNPCLPVLLTAETSHGMLEAVSRVITSSYLSYHLELFLVSSPPPILPVHPPGRSPIAPGTYCVAYCLLAPLPLIARAVEVIPTTDWFPGAERFFVIYSGRDLSSAALRDSQPLLKAYNTLYLVHSAPFALDLYATCPFCRGGEAEVTQRNEWRRGKGLHRPDDPLFPDLFQDLNGRRFRAVTLHFPPFNHYLSGSSTEPLDMQDCLDKRIVDAISETYNFTYQVFEPADGFWGFESSPGNFTGVVGEVQHRLADFSLDLSVVAEREVIIDFSIGYLLEPLTFVTSKPKPLPQWQAVVRPFGGGVWASLGAVLLLSGPLLWLLRRLSDSPASMPDAVFHTFAALVCQSRQWPRPTPVRVFVASWLLLCLVAAVSFVGNLTAFLTVPAYSPTLETLDDLIRSDFKWGINDFGAADYQLFKTSDVPLYQEIFKGLTFCSGLVPCIQKALDEPFAFISFSTYLRDAVAMHFIDRNGDTQVYMAQDRFFPADTGFALQKGSPLKRLFDRVLRRLLEAGLVDKWLNDLIQEHTLATRGGGGTWAEGGGVDGGPDADHLPPAGRVHGVRRGTPALRPHLRLRAGGAGRVGGQGSRQRLGVKPNCRVRLGVGSRGSISPFCSATQSQHLLFPLICYL
- the LOC127004576 gene encoding glutamate receptor ionotropic, delta-1-like isoform X3 — translated: MRCPVVALLAAFCVYGSPVGVVGEMEGNTATARKELKREEMDGRVEAVKGVLGRNVMRKGVWEEEEVKEVVASFITSLFFSGPLNPCLPVLLTAETSHGMLEAVSRVITSSYLSYHLELFLVSSPPPILPVHPPGRSPIAPGTYCVAYCLLAPLPLIARAVEVIPTTDWFPGAERFFVIYSGRDLSSAALRDSQPLLKAYNTLYLVHSAPFALDLYATCPFCRGGEAEVTQRNEWRRGKGLHRPDDPLFPDLFQDLNGRRFRAVTLHFPPFNHYLSGSSTEPLDMQDCLDKRIVDAISETYNFTYQVFEPADGFWGFESSPGNFTGVVGEVQHRLADFSLDLSVVAEREVIIDFSIGYLLEPLTFVTSKPKPLPQWQAVVRPFGGGVWASLGAVLLLSGPLLWLLRRLSDSPASMPDAVFHTFAALVCQSRQWPRPTPVRVFVASWLLLCLVAAVSFVGNLTAFLTVPAYSPTLETLDDLIRSDFKWGINDFGAADYQLFKTSDVPLYQEIFKGLTFCSGLVPCIQKALDEPFAFISFSTYLRDAVAMHFIDRNGDTQVYMAQDRFFPADTGFALQKGSPLKRLFDRVLRRLLEAGLVDKWLNDLIQEHTLATRRKAAAAAEERGLKEVASTGDLTLTTYHLQGVFMVCGAGLLLSALTFACELVVRGVSAARARGKGWE
- the LOC127004576 gene encoding glutamate receptor ionotropic, delta-2-like isoform X2, producing MEGNTATARKELKREEMDGRVEAVKGVLGRNVMRKGVWEEEEVKEVVASFITSLFFSGPLNPCLPVLLTAETSHGMLEAVSRVITSSYLSYHLELFLVSSPPPILPVHPPGRSPIAPGTYCVAYCLLAPLPLIARAVEVIPTTDWFPGAERFFVIYSGRDLSSAALRDSQPLLKAYNTLYLVHSAPFALDLYATCPFCRGGEAEVTQRNEWRRGKGLHRPDDPLFPDLFQDLNGRRFRAVTLHFPPFNHYLSGSSTEPLDMQDCLDKRIVDAISETYNFTYQVFEPADGFWGFESSPGNFTGVVGEVQHRLADFSLDLSVVAEREVIIDFSIGYLLEPLTFVTSKPKPLPQWQAVVRPFGGGVWASLGAVLLLSGPLLWLLRRLSDSPASMPDAVFHTFAALVCQSRQWPRPTPVRVFVASWLLLCLVAAVSFVGNLTAFLTVPAYSPTLETLDDLIRSDFKWGINDFGAADYQLFKTSDVPLYQEIFKGLTFCSGLVPCIQKALDEPFAFISFSTYLRDAVAMHFIDRNGDTQVYMAQDRFFPADTGFALQKGSPLKRLFDRVLRRLLEAGLVDKWLNDLIQEHTLATRGGGGTWAEGGGVDGGPDADHLPPAGRVHGVRRGTPALRPHLRLRAGGAGRVGGQGSRQRLGVKPNCRVRLGVGSRGSISPFCSATQSQHLLFPLICYL